A window of Campylobacter cuniculorum DSM 23162 = LMG 24588 contains these coding sequences:
- a CDS encoding sugar phosphate nucleotidyltransferase, producing MKALILAAGFGSRLMPLTQNEPKCMVKYQGKRLIDYEIEALKEAKIEEIAVVGGYLFDTLKTFLKQNHGIEKIYQNKNYAQTNMVSTLFCAREFLELCLKEKQDLIVSYADIVYFKETILKLKNEKESLAIVVDKAWRSLWEKRFKNPLEDAETLKLKDSYIVELGKKAKDYDEIQAQYIGLFKFSASFLAEVLHFYDTLDKNAIYDGKDFDNMYMTSFLQALIDKIKPAKAVEIYGNWLEIDFKKDLEIQI from the coding sequence ATGAAAGCTTTAATTTTAGCAGCAGGTTTTGGTTCAAGACTTATGCCCTTAACGCAAAATGAGCCTAAATGTATGGTGAAATATCAAGGCAAAAGACTTATTGACTATGAAATCGAGGCTTTAAAAGAAGCTAAAATCGAAGAAATAGCTGTTGTGGGCGGGTATTTATTTGACACTTTAAAAACTTTCTTAAAGCAAAATCATGGGATAGAAAAAATCTATCAAAACAAAAATTACGCTCAAACAAATATGGTCAGCACACTTTTTTGTGCAAGAGAATTTTTAGAACTTTGTTTGAAAGAAAAACAAGATTTGATTGTATCTTATGCGGATATTGTGTATTTTAAAGAGACAATTTTAAAGCTTAAAAATGAAAAAGAATCTTTGGCTATCGTTGTGGATAAGGCTTGGCGTAGTCTTTGGGAAAAAAGATTTAAAAATCCTTTAGAAGACGCTGAAACTCTCAAACTTAAGGATTCTTATATAGTAGAGCTTGGCAAAAAAGCTAAAGATTACGATGAAATTCAAGCTCAATACATAGGGCTTTTCAAATTTTCTGCCTCATTCTTAGCTGAAGTCTTACATTTTTATGATACTTTGGATAAAAATGCAATTTACGATGGAAAAGATTTTGATAATATGTACATGACGAGTTTTTTACAAGCTTTGATTGATAAAATCAAACCCGCAAAAGCGGTTGAAATTTATGGAAATTGGCTTGAAATTGATTTTAAAAAAGATTTGGAGATACAAATATGA
- a CDS encoding gamma-glutamyl-CDP-amidate hydrolase: MFIGITQRLILNESYYEEREALALDWGKLFAHSNLLKDFLPLPLSYEFPFNLYKKHLKAVILSGGNDLNCYNPNALSLKRDAYENEIIKHCLRDEIPLLGICRGAQIIAHFFNSTLISCQNHTQEHHIINTQGETFKVNSFHNYAIEKLGKDLSPLFFAEDETIEAFKHKNAKIYGLMWHIERKEGLNENTLLKEWLESIRR; this comes from the coding sequence TTGTTTATAGGAATCACTCAAAGACTTATTTTAAATGAAAGCTATTATGAAGAAAGAGAAGCTTTGGCACTTGATTGGGGTAAGTTATTTGCACATTCAAATTTATTGAAAGATTTTTTACCTCTGCCTTTAAGTTATGAATTTCCTTTTAATCTTTATAAAAAACACTTAAAAGCTGTAATTTTAAGCGGGGGAAATGATTTAAATTGTTATAATCCTAATGCTTTATCTCTAAAAAGAGATGCTTATGAAAATGAGATTATAAAACATTGTTTGCGAGATGAAATTCCGCTTTTAGGCATTTGTAGAGGAGCACAAATCATAGCTCACTTTTTCAACTCCACTCTTATATCTTGTCAAAATCACACTCAAGAACATCATATCATTAACACTCAAGGTGAAACATTTAAGGTTAATTCTTTTCATAATTATGCGATTGAAAAACTTGGCAAAGATTTAAGCCCACTTTTTTTTGCAGAAGATGAGACCATAGAAGCTTTTAAGCACAAAAATGCTAAAATTTACGGCTTAATGTGGCATATTGAGAGAAAAGAAGGTTTGAATGAAAATACCTTACTTAAAGAATGGCTTGAAAGTATAAGGAGATAA